The Brevibacillus brevis genome contains a region encoding:
- a CDS encoding LysR family transcriptional regulator, with translation MELRQLEYFMAICEEMHFSRASEKLCTSQSNLSQQIKFLESELGVPLFDRLGKRIALTEAGKVLLEQSRHVFSHIDYAREAIAAMKNNEGGTLTIGVLPGDADLLFDALLVEFHRLYPKTSLSVIESTRIVEQIISGEIDLGVTVLPEPDERITVIPLFHEEFALAVHTAHPLAKEKAIKFEQLQDVKMVMFPPDHQARQLINRYCLQEGFRLQPPIETTTLLSLLTLVKKGIGGCILPSLLLQNVNDDGIAIINLVSPTPSQDICLIYRTDKYMGFAARTFIDTLQAYIQSAIDNAHASTTNKNHS, from the coding sequence ATGGAGCTCAGGCAATTGGAGTATTTTATGGCAATATGTGAAGAAATGCATTTTTCCCGGGCATCAGAAAAGCTGTGTACCTCGCAGTCCAATCTCAGCCAGCAAATCAAGTTTTTAGAGAGTGAGCTGGGTGTCCCGCTGTTTGACCGTTTGGGCAAGCGAATCGCCTTGACGGAAGCAGGGAAGGTATTGCTGGAACAGAGTCGGCATGTTTTTTCCCATATCGACTACGCACGAGAAGCGATTGCTGCCATGAAAAACAACGAAGGAGGCACGCTCACGATCGGTGTCTTGCCTGGAGATGCTGACTTGTTGTTTGATGCTCTTCTTGTAGAATTCCACCGCTTGTATCCGAAAACATCCTTATCCGTCATTGAGTCTACAAGAATCGTGGAGCAAATCATATCCGGCGAGATTGATTTGGGCGTGACTGTTTTACCTGAGCCGGATGAGAGAATCACTGTCATTCCACTGTTTCATGAAGAGTTCGCACTGGCGGTTCATACCGCACATCCACTTGCCAAGGAAAAGGCAATCAAATTTGAGCAGCTTCAAGATGTGAAAATGGTGATGTTTCCGCCAGATCATCAAGCGAGACAGCTCATCAATCGCTATTGCCTACAGGAAGGCTTTCGCTTGCAGCCTCCTATCGAAACGACCACACTCCTGTCTCTATTGACTCTTGTAAAAAAGGGGATCGGGGGCTGTATCCTGCCTAGCTTATTGCTGCAAAACGTAAACGACGACGGGATTGCGATCATCAACCTCGTGAGTCCCACACCCAGCCAAGACATCTGTCTGATCTATCGCACGGACAAATATATGGGGTTCGCCGCTCGTACCTTCATCGATACACTACAAGCGTATATTCAATCGGCTATTGACAACGCCCATGCTTCCACCACAAATAAAAATCACTCGTAA
- a CDS encoding alpha/beta fold hydrolase, with amino-acid sequence MKSLTVYQQETRLHVLEGARNGETILFLHPQGGTSSIWNDMLPYFSEDFHIICMDLRGHGQSEHAATGYDIGTQCEDIRAVLDHTGVERAHLIGNSLGGDFATFFAATYPDRVRSLINLDSGMIDFVGPNGEREGSKADILEQYRKRTVPAFQHREEFAPYARQHWYPWDPYYEKWFQHVTIYPLSDGLITYQIPAAINLQIMETVCDLHYEDAYAQMRCPVLFLPAETEPKLDVKLSLIQKVTRHPQSKTVVIPNSKHLMPIDAPLATSMEILAFLKGLVLDSPSG; translated from the coding sequence GTGAAGTCACTGACGGTTTATCAGCAGGAGACAAGGTTGCATGTGTTGGAAGGTGCGCGAAATGGTGAAACGATTTTGTTCTTGCACCCCCAAGGAGGGACCTCGTCCATCTGGAACGACATGTTACCTTATTTTTCAGAGGATTTCCACATCATTTGTATGGATCTGCGTGGGCATGGCCAATCTGAGCATGCGGCTACTGGCTACGATATCGGTACGCAATGTGAGGATATACGGGCAGTTCTCGATCATACAGGAGTAGAAAGAGCCCATCTGATTGGCAATTCTCTCGGCGGAGATTTCGCCACCTTTTTTGCAGCGACGTACCCTGACCGCGTGCGATCACTGATCAATCTGGATTCAGGCATGATTGATTTTGTGGGCCCGAATGGCGAGCGGGAAGGATCAAAAGCTGATATTTTGGAGCAGTATCGCAAGCGTACAGTGCCAGCGTTCCAGCATCGAGAGGAGTTCGCTCCGTACGCGAGGCAGCATTGGTATCCGTGGGACCCGTATTACGAAAAATGGTTTCAGCACGTGACGATCTACCCTCTGTCTGATGGGCTGATCACGTATCAGATACCCGCTGCGATTAACCTTCAAATCATGGAAACAGTCTGTGATTTGCACTATGAAGATGCCTACGCACAAATGAGATGCCCGGTTCTGTTTCTCCCGGCGGAGACAGAGCCAAAGCTCGATGTGAAGCTCTCTCTCATCCAAAAGGTTACGAGGCATCCGCAAAGCAAAACGGTAGTCATTCCAAATTCCAAGCACTTGATGCCGATCGATGCGCCGCTAGCGACAAGCATGGAAATATTGGCGTTTCTAAAAGGCTTGGTGCTTGACAGTCCTTCTGGATAA
- a CDS encoding SagB/ThcOx family dehydrogenase, producing MHPEWQRIANEFIEATSYRVGELEKGWASRYDFSKRPATYLRYEEVFTRIDLGKPEFPASVDLWEVLANRRSKRNFLKQPMTLNELNLLLWGTQGITDDMGDYQLRTTPSAGALYPIETYLMINNVEGLEKGLYHLDVQNWCLEGLKREDTSEIAYLFTEEQEVTRRAAVNFVWTAMVDRTKDKYKERAYRYIWWDSGHVSQNLHLVANGLGLGVTTIGHWMDHDMNEYLGIDGTSHLSVLMASVGKIAGGHWLTDRRPE from the coding sequence ATGCATCCCGAATGGCAGCGAATTGCAAATGAATTTATCGAGGCGACCTCTTACCGGGTGGGCGAGCTGGAAAAAGGCTGGGCCTCTCGTTACGATTTTTCGAAAAGACCGGCGACGTATTTGCGCTATGAAGAGGTATTTACCCGCATTGACTTGGGCAAGCCGGAGTTTCCAGCGTCCGTGGATTTGTGGGAGGTCCTCGCCAATCGAAGATCCAAGCGTAATTTCTTGAAGCAGCCCATGACACTTAACGAATTGAATCTCCTGCTGTGGGGTACACAGGGCATCACAGATGATATGGGAGACTATCAATTACGCACGACTCCGTCTGCAGGTGCCTTGTATCCGATTGAGACGTACCTGATGATTAACAACGTGGAGGGACTGGAGAAAGGTCTGTATCACCTGGATGTACAGAATTGGTGCTTGGAGGGACTGAAGAGAGAAGACACATCCGAGATCGCCTATCTGTTCACCGAAGAACAAGAGGTGACGAGACGGGCTGCTGTCAATTTTGTTTGGACAGCGATGGTGGATCGCACGAAAGACAAATACAAAGAGCGTGCGTACCGCTATATTTGGTGGGATTCCGGGCACGTGTCGCAGAACCTGCATTTGGTAGCAAACGGACTGGGGCTAGGGGTAACGACGATTGGTCACTGGATGGATCATGACATGAACGAGTATTTAGGCATTGATGGCACGTCCCATTTGTCTGTTTTGATGGCATCAGTAGGCAAAATCGCAGGTGGACATTGGCTGACGGACCGTCGACCGGAATAA
- a CDS encoding glycoside hydrolase family 15 protein, whose translation MTLIEESVKLILQHQASTGAYLASPAFVHYQYAWLRDGTFTAYAMNRTGNHESARKFYQWCDDVIRKHETKARAAITAVKKGFDKNDAGNDRFLHTRYTADGEEVTGEWGSFQLDGYGTWLWGLAEHVQMSGEHELIHELKPSIELTIDYVVTCWQLPNFDCWEEGGDRIHPVTLGAIYAGLKAMEPYLSDRASELAWQGETIRQFIREHGTANGRLIKSVGDHSVDASLLWLALPYGIVTVDDPLMIRTVQAIEEELRAGYGVHRYPADTYYGGGQWLLLSAWLGWYYVKTGRREEAEKIAAWIISQRQASGLPEQVQEHLLSPAHYEWWVERAGHPAVPLLWSHAMFLVLAAELGMQH comes from the coding sequence ATGACCCTGATCGAGGAAAGTGTAAAGTTGATCCTTCAGCATCAAGCGAGTACCGGGGCGTATCTCGCTTCACCCGCATTTGTCCACTATCAGTATGCGTGGCTCCGTGATGGAACATTTACGGCCTACGCGATGAACCGTACCGGCAACCATGAGAGCGCCCGCAAGTTCTACCAATGGTGCGATGATGTGATCCGAAAGCATGAGACAAAGGCAAGAGCAGCCATTACGGCAGTAAAAAAAGGCTTTGATAAAAATGATGCGGGGAACGACCGCTTTTTGCATACGCGCTATACAGCTGACGGCGAAGAAGTAACAGGCGAATGGGGCAGCTTTCAGCTAGATGGCTACGGGACATGGCTGTGGGGGCTGGCTGAGCATGTGCAGATGAGTGGGGAGCATGAATTGATTCACGAGCTGAAGCCTTCTATTGAACTGACGATTGACTATGTAGTGACGTGCTGGCAGCTCCCTAACTTTGATTGCTGGGAAGAAGGAGGAGACCGAATCCATCCGGTGACGCTAGGAGCCATTTATGCCGGGCTCAAGGCGATGGAGCCTTATTTGTCCGACCGAGCTTCCGAACTCGCTTGGCAAGGAGAGACCATTCGCCAATTTATACGCGAGCATGGCACAGCCAACGGGCGATTGATAAAATCAGTCGGGGATCATTCTGTAGATGCAAGTCTGCTCTGGCTGGCACTGCCGTATGGGATTGTCACCGTAGATGATCCGCTCATGATCCGGACCGTGCAGGCCATCGAAGAGGAGCTGCGCGCAGGGTACGGTGTGCATCGCTACCCGGCTGATACGTATTACGGCGGGGGACAGTGGCTGCTGTTATCTGCGTGGTTGGGCTGGTATTACGTGAAAACGGGCAGGCGTGAAGAAGCGGAAAAGATAGCCGCGTGGATTATTTCTCAGCGGCAAGCGAGCGGACTGCCTGAACAAGTGCAGGAGCATTTGCTTTCTCCGGCGCATTATGAGTGGTGGGTCGAGAGGGCAGGACATCCCGCTGTGCCGCTCCTTTGGTCGCATGCGATGTTTCTCGTGTTGGCGGCAGAGCTCGGTATGCAGCACTAG
- a CDS encoding LysR family transcriptional regulator: MTLTQLQVFVAAAKAGSFTRAAEEIGFTQSAVSQMIQALEKELGVSLFQRSRSGITPTSIGERMLGHARDILNITSCMTEEANVARGIASGTLRIASIPSVASRFLPGLLGDFRKRFPAVDILLLEGDSDEISNWLHSSVVDIAFTVLPDKEMQTLPLLQDEMMVILPDTHPLKDSQTLRFSEIAERCFIMPKDGCIRKMLQENHINPTVTFEVREVYTILTMVQEYIGVTIMPELYMPPVIPKVVAIPLSPPITREVVLAVRNWQSISPLTAEFAVHSQQYVKGMDFTPTSK, encoded by the coding sequence ATGACGCTTACCCAACTGCAAGTGTTTGTCGCCGCAGCAAAAGCTGGAAGCTTTACGCGGGCAGCAGAAGAAATCGGCTTTACGCAATCCGCCGTCTCGCAAATGATTCAGGCCCTGGAAAAAGAGCTAGGCGTCAGTCTTTTTCAGCGAAGTCGCAGCGGGATCACTCCGACGAGCATCGGAGAGCGAATGCTTGGGCACGCTCGCGACATTTTGAACATCACATCCTGCATGACGGAGGAAGCAAACGTGGCACGCGGGATTGCGTCCGGCACCCTGCGCATTGCCTCGATCCCCAGCGTTGCCTCCCGCTTCTTGCCCGGACTTTTGGGCGACTTTCGCAAGCGGTTTCCGGCCGTGGACATCCTGCTTTTGGAAGGCGATAGTGATGAAATTAGCAACTGGCTGCACAGCTCGGTTGTTGACATTGCCTTTACCGTTTTGCCTGATAAGGAAATGCAAACGTTGCCGCTCTTGCAAGACGAAATGATGGTCATTTTGCCAGATACCCATCCGTTAAAAGACAGTCAGACCCTTCGTTTTTCCGAAATCGCGGAGCGTTGTTTTATCATGCCAAAGGATGGCTGCATCCGAAAAATGCTGCAAGAGAATCACATCAATCCAACAGTTACGTTTGAAGTGCGTGAGGTGTATACGATTTTGACCATGGTTCAGGAGTATATCGGCGTCACCATCATGCCTGAGCTGTACATGCCACCTGTCATCCCCAAGGTTGTAGCGATCCCTCTGTCACCCCCGATTACAAGGGAAGTGGTGCTCGCGGTGCGCAACTGGCAGTCGATCTCCCCGCTCACGGCAGAGTTCGCCGTTCACAGCCAGCAATATGTAAAAGGCATGGACTTCACGCCAACGAGCAAGTAG
- a CDS encoding N-acetyltransferase codes for MGYIEITKKNIETEHICCALGAKQYENAVAEKKKWLTERMDEGLVFYRLDERAKVFIEYLPAEMAWVPIEAPNYMYINCLWVSGRYKENGYAKQLLHHCKEDAIKRGMDGIVHIVGKNKYPYLSERRFFEHMGFELADQAEPYFQLVAWKWNGQAAMPSFKKTGTTSSKEKGVTIYYTAQCPFAVGVLEELRKVAEAKSVPFHAYRLTTREAAQNAPVIWTTFGLFYHGEFITHEIMSANKFEKWLTEHLVHKKPRQSPQ; via the coding sequence ATGGGGTATATAGAAATCACGAAAAAGAATATAGAAACGGAGCACATATGCTGTGCATTAGGTGCAAAACAATACGAGAATGCAGTAGCCGAGAAGAAGAAGTGGCTGACAGAGCGAATGGATGAAGGATTGGTTTTTTATCGCTTGGATGAGCGGGCAAAAGTGTTTATTGAATACTTGCCTGCGGAAATGGCATGGGTTCCTATTGAAGCGCCCAATTATATGTATATCAACTGCTTGTGGGTGTCTGGCAGATATAAAGAGAACGGGTATGCGAAACAATTGTTGCATCATTGCAAGGAAGATGCCATCAAACGAGGCATGGACGGAATCGTTCATATCGTAGGGAAGAACAAGTACCCGTATTTGAGTGAGAGACGTTTTTTTGAACATATGGGGTTTGAACTGGCAGACCAAGCAGAACCGTATTTTCAATTAGTGGCATGGAAATGGAATGGACAAGCTGCTATGCCGTCCTTTAAGAAAACAGGAACGACTTCTTCAAAGGAGAAAGGTGTCACCATTTATTACACAGCACAGTGTCCATTTGCTGTTGGTGTTTTGGAAGAGCTGAGAAAAGTAGCGGAAGCGAAAAGTGTCCCCTTTCATGCGTACAGGTTGACAACGAGAGAAGCAGCACAGAACGCGCCTGTCATATGGACGACCTTTGGCTTGTTTTATCATGGTGAATTTATTACCCATGAAATCATGAGTGCCAATAAATTTGAAAAATGGCTAACAGAGCATCTTGTACACAAAAAGCCCCGCCAATCCCCCCAATAG
- a CDS encoding aminotransferase-like domain-containing protein produces MHREKRLPKYRKIIDFIKEKISTGEWPIGSKIPSQRELAQSFEVNRSTVIAALEELTADGLIEGKLGMGTVVVNNTWTLLATTPPPDWSEYVRSGLHKPSMTAVQEINKREFQADLIQLSKGELSPDMFPVDAMKQVMERVTRNLSGFGYEEPRGYLPLRQAVSDYVGRQGIAASPSSVLIVSGALQALQLISVGLLHRGSTVFLEQPSYLNSLHVFQSAGMELAGLPMDRQGMIAQAIYARRKQEHGAILYTNPCFHNPTGILMTEKRRLELLRVCEEERLPIIEDDIYRELWTKEPPPLPLKARDKHGHVLYIGSLSKTLTPGLRIGWVVGPEPVIERLADIKMQTDYGVSSLSQRVAEEWLASGLYEKHMHKVREQLVTRRAAAIRALTKHMSELATWEVPAGGFFIWLKMNEKLSMMELFTAAKRQGILLNPGNIYGETQEGYVRLSYGYSSIADLESGIERLGQIVRNMR; encoded by the coding sequence TTGCACAGAGAGAAACGGTTGCCGAAATATCGGAAAATTATTGATTTTATCAAAGAAAAAATTTCGACAGGAGAATGGCCGATTGGCAGCAAAATCCCCAGCCAACGCGAATTGGCACAATCGTTCGAGGTCAATCGGAGCACGGTCATTGCGGCATTGGAGGAGTTGACCGCAGACGGGTTGATCGAGGGAAAGCTGGGGATGGGCACTGTCGTCGTCAACAACACCTGGACACTGTTGGCTACGACACCACCTCCGGATTGGAGTGAGTATGTCCGATCTGGATTGCACAAGCCAAGCATGACGGCGGTTCAAGAAATCAATAAGCGTGAATTCCAGGCAGACCTGATTCAGCTGAGCAAAGGCGAGCTCTCCCCAGACATGTTTCCAGTCGATGCGATGAAGCAAGTCATGGAGCGGGTGACGAGGAATCTAAGCGGATTTGGATATGAAGAGCCGAGAGGGTACCTCCCCCTGCGCCAAGCGGTCAGTGATTATGTCGGACGACAAGGAATTGCAGCTTCACCGTCTTCTGTCTTAATCGTGTCTGGTGCATTGCAGGCGCTCCAGCTGATTTCGGTCGGGTTATTGCATCGAGGTTCAACCGTGTTTTTGGAACAGCCTTCGTATCTCAATTCCTTGCATGTGTTCCAGTCGGCGGGGATGGAGCTTGCGGGATTGCCGATGGATCGCCAGGGGATGATTGCACAGGCGATCTATGCGAGGCGAAAACAGGAGCATGGTGCGATTCTGTACACCAATCCTTGCTTTCATAATCCAACAGGCATCCTGATGACAGAAAAACGCCGGCTGGAGCTGCTGCGGGTATGTGAAGAAGAGCGTCTGCCGATTATCGAGGATGACATTTACCGCGAGCTGTGGACGAAAGAGCCTCCACCGCTGCCGCTCAAGGCAAGAGATAAACATGGACATGTCCTGTACATTGGGAGCCTGTCCAAGACACTGACCCCCGGCTTGCGGATTGGATGGGTAGTGGGGCCTGAGCCAGTTATCGAACGTCTGGCCGATATCAAGATGCAGACGGACTACGGTGTCAGCTCTCTATCGCAACGTGTGGCGGAGGAGTGGCTGGCGAGTGGCTTGTATGAAAAGCATATGCACAAGGTCAGAGAGCAGCTTGTTACGAGACGAGCGGCTGCCATCCGGGCGCTTACGAAGCACATGAGTGAACTCGCGACGTGGGAAGTGCCTGCCGGAGGATTTTTCATCTGGCTGAAAATGAACGAAAAGCTCTCGATGATGGAGCTCTTTACAGCAGCGAAACGCCAGGGCATTCTGCTGAATCCGGGCAATATTTACGGGGAGACGCAAGAAGGATATGTGCGGCTGTCGTATGGGTACTCGTCGATCGCCGATTTGGAATCCGGCATCGAAAGACTGGGTCAAATCGTCCGCAATATGAGATAA
- a CDS encoding DinB family protein encodes MSQSMITTATSVRQIGLQQIPMIPEELLDVQSPAFSNTLRWNIGHIVFCFQHFLSIGLPYQSDLPASYATLFQTGTKPSDWTTAPPSKDELIHYLSVQLELLSSVTPAELEAALPAPITMGPFQFTTVGEVFNFAVMHESIHLGIISSMVKVVAQEATAK; translated from the coding sequence ATGTCTCAAAGCATGATCACTACAGCCACATCCGTTCGTCAAATTGGCCTGCAACAGATTCCCATGATTCCTGAGGAGCTATTGGATGTTCAATCCCCCGCTTTTTCAAATACACTTCGCTGGAATATCGGCCACATCGTCTTTTGTTTTCAGCATTTCCTATCCATCGGCTTGCCCTACCAGTCCGACCTGCCCGCTTCTTACGCTACTCTTTTTCAGACGGGAACGAAGCCCTCTGACTGGACGACTGCACCACCCTCGAAAGATGAGCTGATTCACTATTTGTCTGTACAGCTAGAACTGCTGTCCTCCGTCACCCCTGCTGAGCTAGAGGCAGCTTTGCCAGCCCCCATTACAATGGGTCCCTTCCAGTTTACAACGGTTGGAGAAGTCTTTAACTTTGCCGTCATGCACGAGTCCATCCATCTGGGGATCATCTCGAGCATGGTAAAAGTCGTAGCACAGGAAGCAACAGCAAAGTAA
- a CDS encoding GDSL-type esterase/lipase family protein, whose protein sequence is MDEQRPALIKPGFFSIDAPADRRRNEFDFHNEALLFHQQPVDFVFFGDSITHWWDLATFFGRSGQTIVNRGIGGDTTEQARRRFAADVLQLKPRYVVIMIGINNTWALDTFLPSDRLTPQEICQQVTSDVEAMVHAALEQGIQPILCSLLPTCMDRYARNRERNELVVAINERFQAFAKQADCLYVDYHSRMTDADGITLRKELADDGLHPHVLGYQLMATVLRDTLSAHDIPLGTPS, encoded by the coding sequence TTGGACGAACAGCGCCCAGCTCTCATAAAGCCCGGATTTTTCAGTATCGATGCGCCAGCAGACAGGCGACGCAACGAATTTGACTTTCATAATGAAGCACTGCTTTTCCACCAGCAGCCAGTCGATTTTGTTTTTTTTGGTGATTCCATCACGCATTGGTGGGATCTCGCTACCTTTTTTGGCCGGTCGGGTCAGACGATCGTCAATCGTGGAATCGGCGGTGACACTACCGAACAGGCCCGCAGACGTTTTGCCGCGGATGTCCTTCAATTGAAGCCACGTTACGTGGTGATCATGATCGGGATTAACAATACGTGGGCGTTGGATACATTCTTGCCTTCCGACCGACTGACACCCCAAGAAATTTGCCAGCAAGTGACAAGTGATGTAGAAGCAATGGTGCATGCGGCTCTCGAGCAAGGCATTCAGCCCATTCTTTGTTCCCTCTTGCCTACTTGTATGGACCGATACGCACGCAACCGTGAGCGAAACGAGCTCGTCGTCGCTATCAATGAACGTTTTCAAGCTTTTGCAAAACAAGCAGACTGTCTGTATGTCGATTATCACTCCCGCATGACGGACGCAGATGGCATCACACTGCGCAAGGAATTGGCTGACGACGGGCTTCATCCGCATGTCCTCGGCTACCAGCTCATGGCGACCGTTCTGCGCGATACACTTTCTGCACATGACATCCCACTTGGCACACCATCGTGA
- a CDS encoding DMT family transporter translates to MFHHVRSRIFAAHAISILLWASAFAGIRVGLQAYSPEHLSLLRFLIGSLFLGILALFFRIRLPELKDVPAILMLGGLGFAVYHTALNYGEMTVSAGVASLLVTTTPIFSALLALLFFREHFGVRGWLGALISFLGVAICSIGTGETLLLTDGIFLILLAAISESIYFAFQKPFVEKYGVFAFTAYTLWAGTLCMLFFLPGLGTAIAQAPWDVTLSAAYLGIFPSVVAYLSLAYVTSVVGTSEATTSLYMTPVLAFLIAWVWLGEGPTLVTMAGGVVTLIGVLLSTMKPRLSRRTVKHQAF, encoded by the coding sequence TTGTTTCATCATGTCAGAAGTCGTATTTTCGCTGCACATGCCATCAGCATTTTGTTATGGGCCTCGGCCTTTGCTGGTATTCGCGTTGGGCTGCAAGCCTACTCGCCGGAGCATCTGTCGCTGCTTCGCTTTCTGATCGGCTCTCTTTTTCTCGGGATACTCGCACTCTTTTTCCGCATCCGTCTGCCGGAGTTAAAGGATGTCCCAGCTATCCTTATGCTTGGGGGCTTGGGTTTCGCCGTTTACCATACAGCACTCAACTACGGCGAGATGACTGTAAGTGCAGGTGTAGCCAGCCTTTTGGTCACGACGACGCCGATCTTTTCGGCTCTCCTCGCTCTCCTATTTTTCCGGGAGCATTTCGGAGTGAGAGGCTGGTTAGGTGCACTGATCAGTTTTCTCGGAGTCGCCATCTGCTCGATTGGCACAGGGGAGACTCTTCTATTAACAGACGGAATATTCTTGATTTTGTTGGCAGCCATTAGCGAAAGCATTTACTTTGCGTTTCAGAAGCCATTCGTAGAAAAATACGGTGTTTTCGCGTTTACCGCCTACACCTTATGGGCAGGTACCTTATGTATGCTCTTCTTTCTGCCCGGGCTTGGCACAGCGATAGCCCAAGCGCCTTGGGATGTGACACTCAGTGCTGCGTATTTGGGCATTTTCCCTAGTGTTGTTGCTTATTTGTCCCTCGCCTATGTGACTTCTGTCGTTGGTACATCGGAGGCTACTACCTCCCTTTACATGACGCCAGTGCTTGCTTTTCTGATTGCTTGGGTGTGGCTGGGTGAAGGTCCTACGCTTGTGACGATGGCTGGTGGCGTTGTGACGCTTATCGGTGTCCTGCTCTCCACGATGAAGCCTCGGTTATCCAGAAGGACTGTCAAGCACCAAGCCTTTTAG
- a CDS encoding helix-turn-helix transcriptional regulator, translating into MNRTGRLLELLALFHTGKTFTVGDLADTLSVSKRTMLRDLHLLSEAGAPLQASPGPGGGYRLIRSHQLAPLALTTEEAVALILSYEALLSYTDKPFAKETLSVIAKLLASLPTDPLTRVEQLRKKLRVTNPSRRVEAPFLRPLLDAALSQQTVEIAYDSLNRQSTRIIQPDYLYAFDGYWYCKCFCFLRGCTVKLRVDRIQAMMIVDAPSVVPDPHVSQYEEPEQLPLRIRLTRKGCKLAESHHQFGNQITLLADGSGFITDTVALSEIDWVARFVLGLGREATVEEPAELIDWLRKELHALCHFYPG; encoded by the coding sequence ATGAACCGAACAGGTCGTTTACTTGAACTGCTTGCGCTTTTCCACACAGGAAAAACCTTTACCGTGGGTGACTTAGCCGATACGTTGTCCGTGTCCAAACGAACCATGCTGCGTGACTTGCACTTGCTCAGCGAGGCAGGTGCGCCCTTGCAAGCTTCCCCCGGTCCTGGCGGTGGATACAGACTGATTCGATCTCATCAGCTGGCGCCCCTTGCCCTCACGACAGAGGAAGCCGTTGCTCTGATTTTGTCGTATGAAGCTCTTCTCTCCTATACAGACAAGCCATTTGCAAAAGAAACTTTGTCTGTGATCGCCAAGCTGCTTGCGAGTCTTCCCACAGATCCTTTGACTAGAGTAGAGCAGCTTCGCAAAAAACTGCGGGTGACGAACCCGAGCAGAAGGGTGGAGGCTCCCTTTTTGCGGCCGCTGTTGGATGCTGCTCTGTCACAACAAACTGTGGAAATTGCGTACGACTCTCTCAACCGACAAAGCACCAGAATCATTCAGCCCGATTATTTGTATGCCTTCGATGGCTACTGGTACTGCAAATGCTTCTGCTTTCTCAGGGGATGCACAGTCAAGCTGCGTGTTGACCGCATCCAAGCCATGATGATTGTCGATGCCCCTTCCGTCGTCCCTGATCCGCATGTCTCGCAGTATGAAGAACCAGAGCAGCTTCCCCTGCGAATTCGTTTGACGAGAAAAGGCTGTAAACTAGCCGAAAGCCACCATCAATTCGGTAATCAGATTACGCTTCTGGCAGATGGCTCCGGTTTCATTACCGACACCGTCGCTCTCTCCGAAATAGATTGGGTAGCCCGGTTTGTACTTGGTCTGGGAAGAGAAGCGACAGTAGAGGAGCCTGCTGAACTAATCGACTGGCTGCGTAAAGAGCTTCATGCTCTGTGTCATTTTTATCCCGGTTGA
- a CDS encoding nitroreductase family protein — MTVVSIAKIIRERRSIKKDYKPDTVSEELVLELLNDAVYAPNHGVREPWRFMFVSSEKKEAFVEKLITCYPPEAHQARRDMYNQPAAYLVVIMKEDPRQKQWEEDFSATAALIQNFQLLAWERGLGVVWKTNAHNWDPKAHAILGVAPGEKIVGFLHLGFFDQENVPAARTRTPAEEKFTRFE, encoded by the coding sequence GTGACCGTTGTGTCCATTGCCAAAATCATTCGAGAGCGCCGCTCTATTAAAAAAGATTATAAACCAGATACTGTGTCCGAAGAACTTGTTCTGGAGCTGTTGAATGACGCAGTGTACGCGCCAAACCATGGTGTTCGTGAGCCGTGGAGATTTATGTTTGTATCTTCAGAGAAAAAAGAAGCGTTTGTAGAGAAGTTGATCACTTGCTATCCTCCAGAGGCCCATCAGGCGCGCAGAGACATGTACAACCAACCGGCAGCCTATTTGGTCGTTATCATGAAAGAAGATCCGCGCCAGAAACAATGGGAAGAAGATTTCAGTGCGACGGCTGCTCTCATTCAAAACTTCCAGTTGCTCGCATGGGAGCGTGGACTAGGTGTCGTCTGGAAAACAAACGCGCACAACTGGGACCCGAAGGCACACGCCATCTTGGGGGTTGCGCCAGGAGAGAAAATCGTTGGTTTCCTGCACCTCGGTTTTTTCGATCAGGAAAATGTACCAGCAGCACGCACGCGCACACCTGCCGAAGAAAAGTTCACTCGGTTCGAATAA